The DNA sequence GAGCGCCGGCTCCTCCTCGGGGGAGGAAGCCTATACCATGTCCATGATGCTGCTGGAAAAGCGTACGACGCTCCTCAAGGACTGGATTATCGAGATCGTCGGCACCGATATCAACGAAACCGTCATCTCCCAGGCCAAAGAGGGAATTTACAACGCCTATTCGGTCCGTAACATCCCCGACCTCTACAAACGCAAGTATATAAAGGAGGAGAACGGCAAGTTCCTTCTCTCGCCGGAGGTCAAGAAGTTCGTTACGTTCAACAAGCTCAACCTGTACGATGATTCCAAGATGATCTTCATGAAGAGTTTCGATTTTATCTTCTGTGCCAACGTGTTGATCTATTTCGATACTGCTTCGAAATCCAAGGTTGTCCAACACTTTTACAACAACCTACAACCATACGGTTATTTCTTTGTAGGCCAGTCCGAGTCCCTGCACGGGGTCAACGACAAGTTCAAGACCGTCCACTTCCCCGGTGGCTTCACCTACAAAAAGTAGCCTGAAAGGTATACTCCATGGACAAGCTCGCGATGATACAGAGAGCGGAAGAACTGGTCGGTACAATCGAGGACCTGCCGACGATTCCCGTGGTCGCCACCCAGGTGCTGCTTCTCCTTGACCAACCGGAGGTGAGGGTCGAGGATGTGGCCGACCTGATGCTGACCGATCAGGTCATGACCGCCCGGGTGATGAAGATGGTAAACTCGCCGATCTTCAAGCTCGGCCACGACATCACCTCCCTCAGGCTGGCGCTTGTCTATCTCGGCTTGAAGCACATCCGCGAACTGGCCCTTACCACCTCCCTGATCAATGCCTTTGACGCCGATACGGGTGATTTTC is a window from the Oryzomonas sagensis genome containing:
- a CDS encoding CheR family methyltransferase, whose translation is MSISDSDFIQLRDFIYNICGMYFHTTKKYFLESRLSRRMEITGTKTHLEYYQFLKSPRGSEELKYLMDEITTNETYFFRNVPQLTALETKLLPEIVETKNKMGFRKLRIWSAGSSSGEEAYTMSMMLLEKRTTLLKDWIIEIVGTDINETVISQAKEGIYNAYSVRNIPDLYKRKYIKEENGKFLLSPEVKKFVTFNKLNLYDDSKMIFMKSFDFIFCANVLIYFDTASKSKVVQHFYNNLQPYGYFFVGQSESLHGVNDKFKTVHFPGGFTYKK